The Lacerta agilis isolate rLacAgi1 chromosome 5, rLacAgi1.pri, whole genome shotgun sequence genome has a segment encoding these proteins:
- the PLAU gene encoding urokinase-type plasminogen activator produces the protein MKLLITISVMLSVLVTDIASFHHWKKDRKLGSKAKYEHKGCTCLNGGTCVSYYLFSGMRRCLCPKGYSGDHCEIDAESRCYTDNGEDYRGTLAVNEKGERCLDWDSPSLQRWPYHDGMENAMRLGLGKHNFCRNPDGRSKPWCYVRNGYRTSSTSCKIDVCQKEGTCGQRSFRKYFKIVGGYKAPIESQPWIATLYHTDKRGGSQFICGGSLIDACWVLTAAHCFGSSTPDLSKLTVILGKSELYTDDTKEQKFNVDRVVIHEDYTLERTDYNNDIALLRIRSSSGQCAQESDTVKTICLPSQDSFPDNFQCEVSGYGRENKTDIYFARILKSTNVNLIPQSLCKKYYKDRVTGNMFCAGDETWQTDSCKGDSGGPLVCASSDRMVLYGIVSWGDGCADKEKPGVYTRVAHYLRWIETHMNGIHFKSSYLPK, from the exons ATGAAGTTACTCATCACCATCTCTGTAATGCTGAGCGTTCTCGTCACAGACATAGCATCA TTTCACCACTGGAAGAAAGATCGCAAGCTGGGAAGCAAAGCTAAATATGAACATAAAG GTTGCACCTGTCTGAATGGAGGAACCTGTGTCTCCTACTACCTCTTTTCTGGAATGAGACGTTGCTTATGCCCCAAAGGATATAGTGGAGACCACTGTGAAATCG ATGCTGAAAGTCGCTGCTACACTGACAACGGGGAGGACTACAGAGGGACTTTGGCGGTGAATGAGAAAGGTGAAAGGTGCCTGGATTGGGACTCCCCTTCGCTGCAGAGATGGCCTTATCATGATGGCATGGAGAATGCCATGAGACTTGGGTTAGGAAAGCACAACTTCTGCAG AAATCCAGATGGCCGATCCAAACCGTGGTGTTACGTTAGGAATGGTTATCGAACCTCTTCAACATCCTGCAAAATCGACGTATGCCAAAAAG AAGGCACTTGTGGCCAGAGGAGCTTCCGCAAGTACTTCAAGATTGTGGGCGGTTATAAAGCACCCATCGAGTCTCAGCCTTGGATAGCAACCCTCTACCACACCGATAAGAGAGGAGGTAGTCAGTTTATTTGTGGCGGTAGCCTCATAGATGCGTGTTGGGTCCTGACAGCAGCACACTGCTTCGGAAGCAG cACTCCTGACCTATCCAAGCTGACTGTTATTCTCGGGAAGTCTGAATTATACACTGATGATACGAAGGAGCAAAAATTTAATGTTGATAGAGTTGTCATTCATGAGGACTACACACTTGAGAGAACTGATTATAATAATGATATTG CCCTATTGAGGATCCGATCATCTTCTGGCCAGTGTGCACAAGAGTCAGACACTGTGAAGACCATCTGCTTGCCATCGCAAGACTCGTTTCCAGACAATTTCCAGTGTGAAGTTTCTGGCTATGGAAGAGAAAACAAGA CTGACATTTACTTCGCAAGGATCCTGAAATCAACCAATGTGAACCTGATACCCCAGTCTTTGTGTAAGAAATACTATAAGGACAGGGTGACTGGCAACATGTTCTGTGCTGGAGATGAAACGTGGCAGACAGATTCATGCAAA GGAGATTCCGGTGGTCCCCTGGTTTGTGCAAGCAGTGACAGGATGGTGCTATATGGGATCGTCAGCTGGGGTGATGGCTGTGCTGACAAAGAGAAGCCTGGCGTCTACACGAGAGTCGCACATTACCTTCGCTGGATCGAAACCCACATGAACGGCATCCATTTCAAAAGTTCCTACCTTCCTAAATGA